gggatgggatggcAAGTTCCGAAGCCTCCAGCCGAAACCGCGGGCCCGGTGCTCGCCAGGCAGGCCTGGGAGACCAGGGCGCCCCGACGCTgattggttttctgttttttgtttgtttgttttcagggGCGCCTCTTCTCGGCGgcggagaggcaggtgggaggcgAGAGCGCGTCTCCTTGGCAGGGTGCGGCCGGGTGCCCCCGGCGTGGGGACCGAGGTGTGTCGCGGGACAGCGACCAGGGGGCGACTGTGCGGGCTATACTACCCGGCGCCCACCGCGCCCTCCCCGCGAGGCTACTTTGTTCCTCGGGTGTCGCGGGCAAGTCGGGTCGGCCGGGTGGGCCTCTGCGCCGGCCgcaccctccccgcccctccgctGACCCGGAAGCCCCTGCCGCGCTGGCAGGAGGCTGGGGCGGGTCTGCGCTCCAGGCCGCCAGCCTCGGTCCGCGTCTCCGCGCCTCCGGCCGCTCGTCTCGGCGGGGCCAGGGATGCGCCCGGACGCTGCCCCGTTGGGGACGTCCAGCCGGGCGCAGGCGCGCTCACAGCCGCAGGAGGGTTGGAGCCTGGAGTTTGACGGGGCCGCGTTGTTGGGGGTTTTACACGCCCCTCACCCCGCACACCCAGGACGCTTGGCTCGGCGCCCGGGGCCGGGAGGAAGACAACCCTCAGTTTAGCCTCGAGGAACGCACcgttgggggcgggggcgggggcgggggagagagggCAGCCTGGAGTTGCACGGAGCTCGCGCCCGGCTCTAAGAAGGCGGTGGTGGGGGCGCGCCGAGCGCGGCATGGGGGACGAGCTGGAGCCGGCGGGAGGGGCAGCGAGGCGACGCAGGGGCGGGCACGCGTGGCGGGGTGCAGTAATGGGGACCTGGTGCGCGCAGTGCCCCGAGGGCTGTCGCGTGGAGGAACAGCAGGCACCGCTCGAATTTTGGAAATCAAGGTGAACCTGGGAATTCAGGGACGCGCAGGCGCTGTGCCGTCTCCCACCCTGCTCTGCCTGCCCAAGTATTCCAGAGCTCTGCTGGGGACGTAATGGTCACAATCCTGAATGCTTACGGCGACGCTGCGAGGGAGGGACTACTTATCTCCGTGTTACGAACTAGGAGTCCGAAACTCCGGGGTTAAATTACTTATCCAAGGTGtgatccaaggtcacacagcaagtaattAGCGGAGGGAGGATTTGAACCCGGCCCTCTGCAACTCCCCGCCTGCGTCCATGCACCTTCCTGGGACCCTGTGGGGCTCATCTCTGTCGGTGAGCAGATCGCGAGGCCCGGCTCCGCAGTGACCTTCACCATGACGGCGTGGGGGGCTTGGCTCGGGTTTTGCTTCAGGGAAGTGGAGCTGGCGCTCCCACCTCCCCGCGGGGGGAGAGGAGTAGGGCGGGCAAATCATTTTACAGAAGTGTTTCCCTAACTGCAGGCACGACCACTAGTGGGTCACAAAATCtatcttttaaagaaagaccagcattaaaaaataatggcttCCTTGCACAAGGCAAGGGTAGGTTTTGTGTGGGAAACGCTTCTTTCAGACGTGGGTCCTGAGTTGTAATCTGAAGTGTGTTCTGGCCGTGCTCTGAGGGTGGCTGAGGCCGGGAGGCTGGCCCCT
The genomic region above belongs to Phocoena sinus isolate mPhoSin1 chromosome 1, mPhoSin1.pri, whole genome shotgun sequence and contains:
- the LOC116739052 gene encoding translation initiation factor IF-2-like; protein product: MVRYVSRPRFAQGRLFSAAERQVGGESASPWQGAAGCPRRGDRGVSRDSDQGATVRAILPGAHRALPARLLCSSGVAGKSGRPGGPLRRPHPPRPSADPEAPAALAGGWGGSALQAASLGPRLRASGRSSRRGQGCARTLPRWGRPAGRRRAHSRRRVGAWSLTGPRCWGFYTPLTPHTQDAWLGARGREEDNPQFSLEERTVGGGGGGGGERAAWSCTELAPGSKKAVVGARRARHGGRAGAGGRGSEATQGRARVAGCSNGDLVRAVPRGLSRGGTAGTARILEIKVNLGIQGRAGAVPSPTLLCLPKYSRALLGT